Proteins found in one Anopheles aquasalis chromosome 3, idAnoAquaMG_Q_19, whole genome shotgun sequence genomic segment:
- the LOC126579203 gene encoding calpain-B-like, with the protein MQSVKCLSEASDVKSKCESNSDVASCKAEVGVKKNAADQVSCTLHGQEFSAIRAHCLANGTLFEDPTFSASDFSIYTSPPPNRGKSGIKWKRPQEIVDDPQFFTDGYSRFDIRQGELGNCWFLSSCASLASKPHLFERVVPTDNGNFSDKDQYAGVFHFRFWHYGRWVEVVVDDRLPVTRGEELLYGRSSVENEFWSALLEKAYAKLHGCYHALAGGTGWEGTVDLTGGLAETHTLKGWQPIDLFERLEKCTVRDTLVTAGILKVETDDLLRLVNLVKGHEYSITRVERLHSHKHMIGMEDQEPREIRLICLRNPWGYDEWNRAWSDESSEWERVTSKKRKQLCSVKEDGEFWMHYDEFVTYFDDLTICHQCPSSVLQGQMACEPNEMITLHGQWVRGVSAGGSDSASFCRNPQYLIQLGKGNEQSETESNEIDAIVDSPIGVTIGLRPKHNHRQSVDEIPIRFLVFPVGPEVSDCTRSLPKSFFDSATAVDGCPELKSERELVKRLLLPAGRYVIVPHTWKPQLNGEFIMRIFSEGSLKVESLEQSLGCTTNAVEKYIPTNNFDNAVLPVTIQELQKMIQSAFDGLTIDEETLRTLVYWYGNQSNEGCLRSDETEVLLQNMTSWELIFRQHCNAPDGKLCTFDLRNALFAGGVLVDTRALSTIVHVHQYLPMDLATFVVCAMETREIIEWCTMRGLAQPTTAMYFKELYGRRKLLDMCLKSQLTVDMKNARP; encoded by the exons ATGCAAAGCGTAAAGTGTTTATCGGAAGCGAGTGATGTAAAGTCGAAATGTGAATCGAACAGTGATGTCGCATCCTGTAAAGCTGAAGTAGGAGTAAAGAAG AATGCAGCTGACCAAGTTAGCTGCACGCTGCATGGTCAGGAGTTTAGCGCAATCCGAGCGCACTGCCTAGCGAACGGGACTCTGTTCGAGGATCCCACGTTTTCCGCCTCAGATTTCTCGATCTACacttcaccgccaccgaatcGTGGAAAATCCGGGATAAAATGGAAACGGCCGCAGGAAATTGTGGATGATCCGCAGTTTTTCACCGACGGATACTCGCGGTTCGACATCAGACAGGGAGAACTGGGAAATTGTTGGTTCCTTTCGTCCTGTGCCAGTCTGGCCTCGAAGCCACACCTCTTCGAGCGTGTTGTCCCAACGGATAATGGGAATTTCTCGGATAAGGATCAGTATGCCGGTGTATTTCACTTCCGTTTCTGGCATTACGGCCGGTGGGTCGAGGTGGTAGTCGACGATCGGTTACCGGTTACTCGGGGCGAGGAGCTGCTGTATGGCCGTTCCTCGGTGGAGAACGAATTCTGGAGTGCTCTGTTGGAGAAGGCTTATGCAAAGCTACACGGCTGCTACCACGCCCTGGCAGGTGGTACCGGTTGGGAAGGTACAGTGGACCTAACTGGCGGGTTGGCCGAGACGCATACGCTCAAAGGTTGGCAACCAATCGATTTGTTCGAACGGCTGGAGAAATGTACGGTACGGGACACGCTCGTGACGGCAGGAATCCTAAAGGTAGAGACGGATGATCTGCTGCGGCTGGTGAACCTTGTCAAGGGGCACGAGTACTCGATCACACGAGTGGAGAGACTGCACTCGCATAAACACATGATCGGTATGGAGGACCAGGAGCCACGTGAAATACGCTTGATCTGTTTGCGGAATCCATGGGGATATGACGAGTGGAATCGAGCGTGGAGTGATGAATCGAGTGAGTGGGAAAGGGTGACAAgtaagaaacggaaacaactGTGCTCCGTGAAAGAGGATGGCGAGTTTTGGATGCATTACGATGAGTTCGTGACCTACTTCGATGATCTTACCATCTGTCACCAGTGTCCTTCTTCGGTCCTGCAAGGTCAGATGGCCTGCGAGCCGAACGAAATGATAACGCTCCACGGTCAATGGGTACGCGGTGTATCGGCCGGTGGTTCGGACAGTGCCAGCTTTTGCCGCAATCCCCAGTATCTGATTCAGCTAGGCAAAGGAAACGAGCAATCTGAGACTGAGAGTAACGAGATCGATGCGATCGTAGATTCACCGATAGGCGTGACGATTGGCTTAAGACCGAAGCATAACCATCGCCAATCGGTAGACGAGATACCTATCCGCTTTCTCGTGTTCCCCGTTGGCCCAGAAGTCTCCGATTGTACGCGATCGCTACCGAAAAGTTTCTTCGATTCTGCCACTGCCGTCGATGGGTGTCCGGAGCTTAAGTCGGAGCGTGAATTGGTTAAaaggctgctgctaccggcagGAAGATACGTGATAGTACCGCACACCTGGAAGCCACAGTTGAATGGCGAATTCATTATGCGCATTTTCTCGGAAGGATCACTTAAGGTCGAATCGCTGGAGCAGTCGTTGGGATGCACCACTAATGCG GTTGAAAAATATATCCCAACGAATAATTTTGACAATGCGGTATTACCAGTGACGATTCAGGAGCTTCAAAAGATGATACAATCAGCGTTTG ACGGTCTTACTATCGACGAAGAGACCTTGCGCACACTGGTTTACTGGTACGGTAATCAGTCGAACGAAGGGTGTCTCCGGAGTGACGAAACCGAAGTGTTGCTACAAAACATGACCTCGTGGGAGCTAATTTTCCGGCAACACTGTAACGCGCCCGATGGTAAGCTGTGTACCTTTGACCTACGAAATGCACTATTTGCCGGTGGTGTTCTGGTTGACACGCGAGCATTGAGCACAATTGTCCACGTGCACCAGTATCTCCCCATGGATCTCGCTACGTTCGTTGTCTGTGCGATGGAAACTCGTGAAATAATTG AATGGTGCACCATGCGGGGCCTGGCACAACCTACAACGGCAATGTACTTCAAGGAACTTTACGGCCGGAGGAAGCTGTTGGATATGTGTTTGAAATCCCAACTTACGGTGGATATGAAAAATGCGCGACCTTGA